The following proteins are encoded in a genomic region of Clostridium kluyveri:
- a CDS encoding reverse transcriptase domain-containing protein, which yields MDWWISSQWETYKTKYNFNKDYNKYASIKKSNLKEIWIVRYADDFKIFCRDYGVAQKIFKATRLWLKERLDLDISPEKSKITNLRRNYTEFLGIKLKVVTKNNRYICNSRMSDKSKKTNHQKP from the coding sequence TTGGATTGGTGGATTAGTAGTCAATGGGAAACATACAAAACCAAGTACAACTTCAATAAAGATTATAATAAGTATGCTAGTATTAAAAAATCTAATCTTAAAGAAATATGGATTGTCAGATACGCAGACGATTTTAAGATATTTTGTAGGGATTATGGAGTAGCACAGAAAATCTTCAAGGCTACAAGGTTATGGCTCAAAGAAAGATTAGATTTAGATATCAGTCCAGAAAAATCTAAAATCACTAATTTACGAAGAAACTATACAGAATTTTTAGGCATCAAACTCAAAGTGGTGACTAAAAACAATAGATATATCTGTAATAGTAGAATGAGTGACAAGTCAAAAAAAACGAACCATCAAAAACCTTAA
- a CDS encoding site-specific integrase yields MKPTDFAIHLTGFLSEYLPRQKNASKNTITSYRDTFKLLIRYCQEQRNMPVERLNLNMLTHGLIKDFLEWLETSKKCSISTRNQRLAAIHSFFRYAQYEEPEGILHFQKVISLPIKKTQKPSIPHLTPEAMKLLLSQPDKTTPKGRRDLTLLSILYDSGCRVQELVDLRVRDVVLNNPGVLILTGKGNKVRRVPLLKNALALLSRYIQENSLNVNWKSDCPLFTNKQHNKLTKEGIAYIISQYVCSARRISTIVPEKVTPHMFRHSKAMHLLQAGVNLIYIRDFLGHEDIKTTETYAKCDTELKRQAIESAYPDLVDINLPDWSEDASLLNWLSKLK; encoded by the coding sequence GTGAAACCTACTGATTTTGCAATACACCTTACTGGATTCTTGTCTGAATACCTGCCAAGACAAAAAAATGCTAGCAAAAATACAATAACATCCTACCGGGATACCTTTAAACTGCTAATTAGATACTGTCAGGAACAACGAAATATGCCTGTTGAAAGACTCAACCTGAACATGCTGACGCATGGATTGATTAAGGATTTCCTTGAGTGGCTGGAAACAAGCAAAAAATGTAGTATTTCAACTAGAAACCAACGACTTGCAGCTATACATTCCTTTTTTCGCTATGCGCAGTACGAGGAACCAGAGGGAATTCTTCATTTTCAAAAAGTGATTTCACTGCCGATTAAGAAGACACAAAAACCATCAATACCGCATCTTACACCAGAGGCTATGAAGCTCTTATTATCCCAGCCAGACAAGACTACTCCAAAAGGACGTCGTGATTTAACCCTTTTAAGTATCCTTTATGATTCTGGATGCAGAGTACAGGAACTTGTCGATCTAAGGGTGCGTGATGTTGTGTTGAATAATCCAGGAGTTCTTATTCTTACTGGAAAGGGAAATAAGGTACGTAGAGTTCCACTATTGAAAAATGCACTTGCTTTATTGTCACGCTATATTCAGGAAAATTCCTTAAACGTGAATTGGAAAAGTGACTGCCCCTTATTTACGAACAAGCAGCATAACAAACTTACTAAAGAGGGTATTGCATACATTATTTCACAGTATGTATGCTCAGCAAGAAGAATCTCAACGATTGTCCCTGAAAAAGTAACACCACATATGTTTCGTCACAGCAAAGCAATGCATCTGCTACAAGCCGGAGTCAATCTGATATATATCCGGGATTTTTTAGGACACGAGGACATCAAAACTACAGAGACTTATGCTAAGTGTGATACAGAGTTAAAACGTCAGGCAATTGAGAGTGCTTATCCCGATTTAGTTGATATCAACCTGCCTGATTGGAGTGAAGATGCGTCATTACTAAATTGGCTTTCTAAATTAAAGTAG
- a CDS encoding tyrosine-type recombinase/integrase, with amino-acid sequence MSDYFFKGPFAQYIENHVKLKQAIGYKYKTEKEHLLRFSAFTAKKYSKAKELTREIVLDWCSKKIYEAQANQCSRASVLRQFAIYLDSIGINAYILPKGYYPVEEKYVPYIYTVDELQRFFHETDKCPYVSECPQRHLIMPVFFRMIYSCGLRSSEARLLKIDDVDLRDGVLTIQHSKKDNSRLVPMSDELTSRCRDYFKCVHVISKRSDYFFPGLDGKPMTIGNVYHNFRRFLWRARISHGGRGKGPRVHDFRHAFACHCLKKWVLEEKDLSVYLPILKTYMGHDSFNETSYYLRMTADVFPDISIKLEGCYPDIIPELEGDAGETY; translated from the coding sequence ATGAGTGATTATTTTTTCAAAGGCCCATTTGCTCAGTATATCGAAAACCATGTTAAGTTAAAACAAGCAATCGGATATAAGTATAAAACTGAGAAAGAGCATCTCCTGCGATTCTCTGCATTTACTGCTAAAAAGTATTCTAAAGCAAAAGAACTTACAAGAGAAATAGTTTTAGACTGGTGCTCTAAGAAGATTTATGAGGCACAAGCTAATCAATGCTCAAGAGCTTCAGTACTTCGACAGTTTGCTATATATTTGGATAGTATAGGAATAAATGCATATATTCTTCCAAAAGGTTACTATCCGGTTGAAGAGAAATACGTTCCATATATTTATACAGTAGATGAATTGCAGCGTTTCTTCCATGAGACAGACAAATGTCCTTATGTCAGCGAATGTCCACAACGACACTTGATTATGCCAGTATTCTTTAGAATGATCTACTCATGCGGTCTTCGCTCTTCAGAAGCAAGACTACTTAAAATAGATGATGTAGATCTTAGGGATGGAGTACTAACCATCCAGCATTCCAAGAAAGACAACAGCCGTCTAGTTCCAATGTCGGATGAATTAACAAGTCGCTGTCGCGATTACTTCAAATGTGTCCATGTGATTTCCAAGCGTAGCGATTACTTTTTTCCCGGATTGGATGGCAAGCCAATGACTATAGGTAATGTATATCACAACTTTAGGCGCTTTCTATGGAGAGCTAGAATTTCACATGGAGGCCGCGGCAAGGGTCCACGAGTTCATGACTTTCGCCATGCTTTTGCATGCCACTGTCTGAAAAAATGGGTTCTAGAAGAAAAAGACCTTTCAGTTTACCTTCCAATACTGAAGACATATATGGGACACGACTCCTTTAATGAAACTTCATATTACCTTAGAATGACTGCTGATGTATTCCCCGATATATCTATTAAGCTAGAGGGATGTTATCCAGACATTATCCCCGAATTGGAAGGTGATGCTGGTGAAACCTACTGA
- a CDS encoding site-specific integrase: protein MHRKPLKELLLDLEQELLRLGYTEGSMKFYRNRWEKIIKFAENRNETYYSEQLGIDFVEKYFQIFKKDFDKTLCQKDTQELRIIRMIGDFQMHNTVLRRYYKYRDLLTDPYFMKISSDFKSYCEARSYSKVTIDHYVNQAERFMDYLISQGICNCRNISLSIIHSYIRTLAGYTYKTVEQNICSIRTFLRYLLEQDILKTDLAAKTPMVQARKQTRIPSVWTKAELVALIGAIDRGSPKGKRDYAIILLACMLGLRVTDIKNLTFNCFHWEEKKLVFVQSKTRETVTLPIPSEVGWAVIDYLKYGRPKVDSSIVFVRHMAPFLPFSEGDHLSQLIKNYMVIAHLPTLKKRRGMHSLRHTAASRMLEHGTPLAVISDILGHTDTDSTAVYLKVDLNKLKECCLNTPEVDNHE, encoded by the coding sequence ATGCATAGAAAACCACTTAAAGAATTATTGCTAGATTTAGAACAGGAGCTACTGAGATTAGGCTACACTGAAGGCTCTATGAAGTTTTATCGTAATCGTTGGGAGAAAATCATAAAGTTTGCAGAAAATCGTAACGAAACTTATTACTCCGAACAATTGGGAATAGACTTTGTAGAAAAATACTTTCAGATTTTTAAAAAGGATTTTGATAAAACCTTGTGCCAAAAGGATACTCAGGAACTTCGTATCATCAGAATGATTGGCGATTTCCAAATGCATAATACCGTTTTAAGGCGGTATTATAAATACAGAGATCTTTTGACTGATCCATACTTTATGAAAATCAGCAGTGACTTCAAAAGTTACTGTGAAGCTAGGAGTTATTCTAAGGTAACTATTGATCACTACGTGAATCAAGCGGAGCGATTTATGGATTATCTTATTTCACAGGGCATCTGTAATTGCCGTAATATCAGCCTTTCAATTATACATAGCTATATCAGAACTCTAGCTGGTTACACTTATAAAACTGTGGAACAGAATATCTGCTCAATACGTACTTTTTTGAGATATCTTCTCGAGCAGGACATTTTAAAAACTGATTTAGCTGCAAAGACACCGATGGTTCAAGCACGTAAGCAGACACGCATTCCTTCCGTTTGGACAAAGGCTGAATTGGTCGCACTGATAGGAGCTATTGATCGTGGAAGCCCAAAAGGAAAACGGGATTATGCCATCATTCTTCTCGCTTGTATGCTGGGACTTAGGGTTACTGACATCAAAAACCTGACGTTTAATTGCTTTCACTGGGAAGAGAAGAAGTTGGTATTCGTACAATCAAAGACGCGAGAAACAGTTACTCTTCCAATTCCCTCTGAAGTAGGATGGGCTGTTATTGATTATCTGAAATATGGACGACCAAAGGTTGATTCATCAATTGTATTTGTAAGACATATGGCACCATTCCTCCCTTTTTCAGAAGGGGATCACTTATCTCAATTAATCAAGAACTACATGGTAATTGCCCATCTGCCAACACTAAAAAAACGTCGGGGTATGCACTCGCTTCGACATACTGCAGCATCGAGAATGCTTGAACATGGCACACCTCTCGCAGTAATTTCAGATATCCTTGGTCACACGGATACTGATTCCACAGCAGTTTATTTAAAAGTAGATTTAAATAAGCTGAAGGAATGCTGCCTGAATACACCGGAGGTGGATAACCATGAGTGA
- a CDS encoding reverse transcriptase domain-containing protein yields the protein MKESLLKKKQKLRNNEYYGMQDIFDNLHSKSKGNYEFSDLMKYIISENNILLAYRNIKRNDGSVTVGTDGLNINYFEKMDSNYFVKYIQRKLQNYYPKSVRRVDIPKEDGTGRTRPLGIPCIEDRIIQQCIKQVLEPICEAKFHKHSYGFRPNRSTGHAIARCNYLMWKSNLHYVVDIDIKGFFDNVNHSKLKKQIWNLGIQDKNLISILGKIVKSEIQGVGIPTKGTPQGGLCKASHNPPYAKKVIMQSKP from the coding sequence TTGAAGGAAAGCTTGTTAAAGAAGAAACAAAAACTAAGAAATAATGAATATTATGGTATGCAAGATATATTCGATAATTTACACAGTAAGTCAAAAGGTAATTATGAATTCTCTGATTTAATGAAATACATTATATCAGAAAATAATATACTACTTGCATATAGAAATATTAAAAGAAATGATGGTTCAGTAACGGTAGGAACTGATGGATTAAATATAAACTACTTTGAGAAAATGGATAGCAATTACTTTGTTAAATATATACAAAGAAAATTGCAAAACTATTACCCTAAAAGTGTTAGGAGAGTAGATATCCCTAAAGAGGATGGTACTGGCAGAACAAGACCATTAGGAATACCCTGTATAGAAGATAGAATAATACAACAATGTATTAAACAAGTATTAGAGCCAATATGTGAAGCTAAATTTCACAAACATAGTTATGGATTCAGACCAAATAGGTCTACAGGTCATGCTATAGCCAGATGTAATTACTTGATGTGGAAATCCAACCTACATTATGTAGTAGATATTGATATTAAAGGTTTCTTTGATAATGTCAACCATAGTAAACTTAAGAAACAAATATGGAATTTAGGTATACAAGACAAAAATTTAATAAGCATATTAGGTAAAATAGTAAAATCAGAAATACAAGGGGTAGGAATACCAACAAAAGGTACACCACAAGGTGGATTATGCAAAGCTTCGCATAACCCACCTTATGCAAAGAAAGTAATTATGCAAAGTAAACCTTGA
- a CDS encoding leucine-rich repeat domain-containing protein — MESYILHDFKKVLWVILITAIMSAVILQVKGDSISAAVGDKFKYNGIAYTIITEPTGGDKGTVEVALEADVDSSYSGDIIIPATVTNSGNTYDVIAIGKYAFSNCTSLTSVQLPNSIKDIRHYAFYGCTGLNSIIIPKSVNYIGEWVFRGSGIINMVIPNGVTYIGSYAFDGCKNLTSIVIPNSITSIEGNTFRSCSMLTSITIPSSVTSIGDLAFAGCSSLRSVYFDGSATCC; from the coding sequence ATGGAATCATATATTTTACATGATTTTAAAAAGGTACTGTGGGTGATACTAATAACAGCGATTATGTCTGCAGTTATTTTGCAAGTTAAAGGGGACAGCATAAGCGCCGCTGTGGGAGATAAATTTAAATACAACGGTATAGCTTATACAATAATAACTGAACCCACGGGCGGAGACAAAGGGACTGTAGAAGTAGCTTTAGAAGCTGATGTCGATAGCAGTTATAGCGGGGACATAATTATTCCTGCCACTGTCACTAACAGCGGCAATACTTATGATGTTATTGCTATTGGGAAATATGCATTTTCTAACTGCACCAGTCTTACCAGTGTGCAGCTGCCAAATAGCATAAAGGATATTAGGCACTATGCATTTTATGGATGTACTGGGCTAAACAGCATAATAATACCTAAAAGCGTAAACTATATTGGAGAATGGGTGTTTCGAGGTTCTGGCATAATCAATATGGTAATTCCAAACGGTGTCACCTATATTGGAAGTTATGCATTTGATGGTTGTAAAAATTTAACTAGCATTGTAATTCCGAACAGCATAACTTCAATTGAAGGCAATACTTTTCGGTCATGCTCAATGCTGACAAGTATAACAATACCAAGCAGTGTCACTTCTATTGGAGATCTTGCATTTGCAGGTTGTAGTAGCCTAAGAAGCGTTTATTTTGATGGCAGTGCGACTTGTTGCTAA
- a CDS encoding DUF2442 domain-containing protein, whose amino-acid sequence MSRIISVIPNDDYTLLIEFEQGSKILFNMQRLIKTIPYSSLKDLNRFKEVKLEDKAICWNSSNASESTIWLLRITIDNILFMLRD is encoded by the coding sequence ATGAGCAGGATAATAAGTGTAATACCAAATGACGATTATACGCTGCTGATAGAATTTGAGCAGGGTAGTAAAATATTGTTTAATATGCAGAGGTTAATTAAAACCATACCCTACTCCAGTTTGAAAGATTTGAATCGATTCAAAGAAGTAAAGCTTGAGGATAAAGCAATCTGCTGGAACAGCTCAAATGCTTCAGAATCAACTATATGGCTCTTAAGAATTACAATAGACAATATTTTGTTTATGCTGAGAGATTAA
- a CDS encoding LuxR C-terminal-related transcriptional regulator has product MKIKLLKRERINRILSAIYDYPLTIVEAPMGFGKTTAVKGFLAAKKQKPLWITFLNTGEPLSFLWHEFTSEISKVDEEVGTRLQKLGFPVDVPQTAKVLAVLGEIEFKEKTVLLLDDYHLLSNMQFSTLLFQIVSEDMDNLYIVIITRDTTKINFTDLYLKGMCHVISQQQLKFTDDEIYSYCKMMTNTISEADLSNISKYTDGWISLIYMILVALKKGIPVGINDTIDELVEKVLFNSYDKFLQNFLLKLSIMDSFTVEQVLFVTQEEKTHEILKSLHRENSFVFYDDINKIYKIHNVMLDFLKIRQHFKKEELQELYRRLGQWYLERKEFLTAYSYLNRAGAVESILTHLNNPANIRNELIDFEDSLEMFRRAPQELLNKYPIAYLQYILFAIVKGNQGTISVCAKRLDQLEQDFELMKNIDDRYRNRVIAEANIIRKIIMFNHIEETSSRNDFILELLKGEQSYILLRENEFTFGSPHLLYIYFRDQGTFKKILSTIINKFPVHSKYADGCGTGSEYLALAEYELETGGWQAAELNSFKAIYKAKTKDQNSIIICANFNLIRLYILQGKITKAIEMLKQLEKDIAEVNNPIYNTTIDICKGYTYANLDQAEKIPYWLQIGDMSSANFFYQGIAFNYLVYGKAVLLSRNYVKLEMLAESFVDYFSVFSNQLAFIHNSIFEAAAKYQLYGLKTGTAVMESALVKGQADDIIMPFVENATHIMPMVKAIAHNDSNNEYIKRILVFSEQYVESLNSAKLKKVKLSQREIEVLSLTAEGLKREEIANRLFMSQGTVKTHLQNIYQKLETSGKVSAIKIAQMNGLI; this is encoded by the coding sequence TTGAAGATTAAGTTATTAAAAAGAGAACGTATAAATCGTATCCTATCAGCCATTTACGACTATCCTCTCACTATTGTAGAAGCTCCAATGGGATTTGGTAAAACAACAGCAGTTAAGGGTTTTTTAGCAGCTAAAAAGCAGAAGCCTCTATGGATTACATTCCTTAATACAGGAGAACCTCTATCTTTTTTATGGCATGAATTCACAAGTGAAATAAGTAAAGTAGATGAAGAGGTAGGAACAAGACTTCAAAAACTTGGATTTCCTGTTGATGTGCCACAGACAGCAAAGGTTCTGGCGGTATTAGGTGAAATTGAATTTAAAGAAAAGACGGTTTTGCTTTTAGATGATTATCATCTTTTATCTAATATGCAATTTAGTACGCTATTATTTCAGATTGTTTCAGAAGATATGGATAACCTTTATATAGTGATTATTACTAGGGATACAACTAAAATAAATTTTACAGATTTATATTTAAAAGGGATGTGCCATGTTATATCTCAACAGCAATTAAAATTTACTGACGATGAGATTTATAGTTATTGCAAAATGATGACAAATACTATATCAGAAGCTGATTTATCAAATATCAGTAAATACACAGATGGATGGATTTCATTGATATATATGATACTGGTAGCACTGAAAAAAGGTATTCCAGTTGGAATCAATGATACTATTGATGAACTAGTTGAAAAAGTTCTTTTTAACAGTTATGATAAATTTCTTCAGAATTTTTTGCTAAAGCTTTCAATTATGGATAGTTTTACTGTAGAACAAGTTTTATTTGTTACTCAGGAGGAGAAAACCCATGAAATTTTAAAAAGTCTTCATAGAGAGAATTCCTTTGTTTTCTACGATGATATAAACAAAATATATAAAATTCACAATGTGATGTTAGATTTTTTAAAGATTAGACAGCATTTTAAAAAAGAAGAGCTTCAAGAGTTATATAGACGCCTTGGCCAGTGGTATCTTGAAAGAAAGGAGTTCTTAACTGCCTATAGTTATCTGAATCGTGCTGGAGCTGTAGAGAGTATTCTTACACATTTAAATAATCCAGCTAATATTCGAAATGAGCTTATCGACTTTGAAGATTCTCTTGAAATGTTCCGTAGAGCACCACAAGAATTGCTGAATAAATATCCAATTGCATATTTGCAGTATATCTTATTTGCCATAGTAAAAGGAAATCAAGGTACCATTTCAGTGTGTGCAAAACGACTGGATCAACTGGAGCAGGATTTTGAACTTATGAAAAATATAGATGACAGGTATAGAAATCGTGTTATTGCAGAAGCCAATATTATTAGGAAAATTATAATGTTCAATCATATAGAAGAAACCTCTTCTAGAAACGATTTTATTTTAGAGCTTTTAAAAGGGGAACAGTCCTATATATTGCTTAGGGAAAATGAGTTTACTTTTGGATCACCTCATTTGCTTTACATATATTTTAGGGATCAGGGTACATTTAAGAAAATATTAAGTACCATCATCAATAAATTCCCTGTACATTCTAAGTATGCAGATGGATGCGGAACTGGCTCCGAGTATCTGGCCCTAGCAGAATATGAACTTGAAACTGGTGGCTGGCAGGCAGCAGAACTGAACAGTTTCAAGGCTATTTATAAGGCTAAAACAAAGGATCAAAATAGCATTATTATTTGTGCAAATTTTAATCTGATAAGGCTCTATATATTACAGGGAAAAATAACAAAAGCTATTGAAATGCTTAAGCAGTTGGAGAAAGATATTGCAGAAGTAAATAATCCTATTTATAATACAACTATTGATATATGTAAGGGATATACATATGCTAATCTTGATCAGGCTGAAAAAATACCCTATTGGCTTCAAATAGGAGATATGAGTTCTGCTAACTTTTTTTATCAGGGAATAGCATTTAATTATTTAGTCTATGGGAAGGCCGTGCTGTTGTCCCGAAATTATGTGAAGCTTGAGATGTTGGCAGAGAGCTTTGTGGATTATTTTTCCGTTTTTAGCAACCAATTGGCCTTCATACATAACAGTATTTTTGAAGCGGCAGCGAAATATCAGCTGTATGGGCTTAAGACTGGAACAGCAGTAATGGAAAGCGCTCTTGTAAAAGGACAAGCAGATGACATCATAATGCCTTTTGTGGAAAATGCAACCCATATAATGCCAATGGTAAAAGCAATAGCACATAATGATTCTAATAATGAATATATAAAACGAATACTTGTTTTCAGTGAGCAATATGTTGAAAGTCTAAACAGTGCTAAATTAAAAAAGGTTAAACTATCACAAAGGGAAATAGAGGTACTTTCACTCACAGCGGAAGGCTTAAAGAGAGAGGAAATTGCAAATCGTCTTTTTATGTCACAGGGTACTGTGAAAACACATTTACAAAATATTTACCAAAAACTTGAAACTAGCGGAAAGGTTTCAGCGATAAAAATTGCTCAAATGAACGGATTAATATAG
- a CDS encoding AraC family transcriptional regulator: protein MDTNIEIIPSYKVAYIRRTGSYGSENVQMMKQLESWAREENLLNESSIILGIVQDNPQFTESKDCRYDTCLVVSGEFKVDNKYINFGKTIGGKYCVFKISHTVDAMQKAWMEIFPELLKRNYEFDNRRPIIERYAMQMINKHYCEICVPIL, encoded by the coding sequence ATGGATACTAATATTGAAATAATACCATCATATAAAGTTGCTTATATACGAAGAACAGGATCTTACGGTTCAGAGAATGTGCAAATGATGAAACAATTAGAAAGTTGGGCTAGAGAAGAAAATTTATTAAATGAAAGTTCAATCATATTAGGAATAGTCCAAGATAACCCTCAATTCACAGAATCTAAAGATTGTCGTTATGATACATGTTTAGTTGTTTCAGGTGAATTTAAGGTTGACAATAAGTATATTAATTTTGGAAAGACTATTGGTGGAAAATACTGCGTATTTAAAATAAGTCATACGGTAGATGCTATGCAAAAAGCATGGATGGAGATATTTCCAGAGTTATTAAAAAGAAATTATGAATTTGATAATAGAAGACCTATTATTGAACGCTATGCAATGCAGATGATAAATAAGCATTACTGTGAAATTTGTGTACCAATATTATAA
- a CDS encoding putative holin-like toxin, translating into MLLFEGGLFLISLLTFIVLLIKEIKK; encoded by the coding sequence ATGTTACTTTTTGAAGGAGGGCTTTTCCTCATTTCACTGTTAACATTCATAGTATTACTTATTAAAGAAATAAAAAAATAG
- a CDS encoding AraC family transcriptional regulator, which yields MLIGLNRVIDYIEDHLTDDLSLEKISEYAGVSDYHFRKIFIYLSGLTLSEYIRNRRLSEASMDLLHGEKVTDVAFKYGYQSMDGFTRAFKKWGGFLPSDVMRKGISKSFPKLSFIITVKGGSNMEFRIEDKSAFNLVGVSKRVPMQFEGVNNEIVKLAESITDEQKEEMHSLQNIEPYEIVNASYEADANFLKEEGDLTHLIGILTTENQVSNLLEKVTVDAYTWAIFPSEGPFPSTLQETMAKVYSEWLPSSNYEVINAPAFSFTKMDKVKNDYAYGEVWIPVRKRLR from the coding sequence ATGTTAATCGGATTAAATCGTGTGATTGACTATATTGAAGATCATTTAACCGATGATCTATCTCTTGAAAAAATTTCTGAATATGCCGGGGTTTCTGACTATCACTTTAGAAAGATATTTATTTATCTTTCTGGGTTAACACTTAGTGAATATATCAGAAACAGGAGATTGTCGGAAGCAAGTATGGATTTATTACATGGAGAAAAAGTAACAGATGTTGCTTTCAAATATGGTTATCAGTCAATGGATGGCTTCACTCGAGCATTTAAAAAGTGGGGTGGTTTTTTACCCTCAGATGTAATGAGAAAAGGTATAAGTAAATCGTTTCCCAAACTTTCATTCATAATAACCGTCAAAGGAGGAAGTAATATGGAATTTAGAATTGAAGACAAATCTGCATTTAATTTAGTCGGTGTAAGTAAACGTGTCCCTATGCAATTTGAAGGTGTTAATAATGAGATTGTAAAGCTTGCAGAAAGCATAACAGATGAACAAAAAGAAGAGATGCATTCACTTCAAAATATTGAACCTTATGAAATCGTCAATGCTTCTTATGAGGCTGACGCTAATTTCTTAAAAGAAGAGGGCGATTTAACTCATCTGATAGGCATTTTAACCACTGAAAATCAAGTAAGTAATTTATTAGAAAAGGTGACAGTTGATGCATATACTTGGGCAATATTCCCAAGTGAAGGACCATTTCCTTCTACGTTACAAGAAACAATGGCAAAAGTATATTCAGAATGGCTTCCCTCTTCTAATTATGAAGTAATCAACGCCCCTGCTTTTTCTTTTACTAAAATGGATAAAGTCAAAAATGATTATGCTTATGGTGAAGTTTGGATTCCTGTTCGAAAGAGATTAAGATAG
- the rlmH gene encoding 23S rRNA (pseudouridine(1915)-N(3))-methyltransferase RlmH: MNITIIAVGKLKEKYLKAAVEEYSKRLSRYCRLNIIEVQDEKTPDNASSSEEDIIKEKEGIKILKHINDNMYVVALDLKGNMMGSEEFSKFVGNLGLSGKSNIVFIIGGSLGISSEILKRADYKLCFSKMTFPHQLFRIMLLEQIYRGFRIMKGEPYHK; encoded by the coding sequence ATGAACATTACCATAATTGCCGTAGGAAAGTTAAAAGAAAAATATCTTAAAGCTGCAGTAGAGGAGTATTCTAAAAGACTTTCTAGATATTGTAGATTGAATATAATAGAAGTACAAGATGAAAAAACTCCTGACAATGCTTCAAGTAGTGAAGAGGATATTATAAAGGAAAAGGAAGGTATAAAAATACTTAAGCATATAAATGACAATATGTATGTGGTAGCTCTTGATTTAAAGGGAAATATGATGGGCTCTGAAGAGTTCTCGAAATTTGTAGGAAATCTAGGACTTTCAGGAAAAAGCAATATTGTCTTTATAATTGGAGGTTCCCTTGGTATTTCCAGTGAAATTTTAAAAAGGGCTGATTATAAACTATGTTTTTCAAAGATGACTTTTCCCCATCAATTATTTAGAATAATGCTTCTGGAGCAGATTTATAGGGGGTTTAGGATAATGAAGGGAGAGCCATATCACAAGTAA